CCAGCGGCCGCGTCAGCGTAACCACCGACGTCGGCCAGGCGCTCCTCGACAGCGACATCTCGCTCATCTGCGTCGGCACCCCTTCGGCCCCCAACGGCAGTCAGGACCAGGGCGCGGTGCTGCGACTGGCCGCCGACCTCGGCAAGGCGATCGCGAAAAAGGCCGCACCGCATGTGCTGGTGTTCCGCTCCACGCTCGCCCCCGGCACCGTGGAAGAGACCCTGGTCCCCATCCTCGAGCGCGAATCCGGCAAGCGCGACGGCGAGGGCTTCCACACCTGCTTCCAGCCCGAGTTCCTGCGCGAAGGCTCGTCCATCCGCGACTACGACAAGCCGCCCTTCACCGTCATCGGCGCCAACCACGACTACCCGGTCGAGCGCCTGCGCGAGCTCTTCGGCCACCTGCCATGCAAGTTCCTGCGCACCTCGGTGCGTGCGGCCGAGATGATGAAATACGCGTGCAACAACTTCCACGCGCTCAAGATCACCTTCGCCAACGAGACCGCCCGCCTGTGCGAGGCGCTGGGCGTGAACCCCTTCGAGGTCATGGAGCTGGTCTGCCAGGACACCCAGCTCAACATCTCGCCCGCCTACCTCAAGCCCGGCTTCGCCTTCGGCGGCTCGTGCCTGCCCAAGGACCTGCGCGCCACCACCTACCTGGCCAAGACGCACGACGTCGAGCTGCCCATGCTCGGCGGCATCATGCAGTCCAACCGCCAGCACATCGACCGCGCCATCGCCAAGGTGCTCGAATCCGGCTGCCGCAAGGTCGGCATGCTCGGCCTGTCGTTCAAGACCGGCACCGACGACCTGCGCGAAAGCCCGCTCGTCGTCCTTGCCGAGCAGCTCCTCGGCAAGGGCGTGCAACTGTCGATCTTCGACCCCGACGTGCAACTGTCGCGCCTGCTCGGCGCCAACCGCCGCTTTATCGAAACGCAACTGCCGCACATCGGCGACCTGCTCAAGCCCGACCTCGACGCCATCATCGCCGAGGCCGACATGCTCATCGTCGGCGTGTCCAATCCGGCGATCTTCGACGCGCTTGCCACCCACGCGCGGCCCGAGCAGAAGGTGCTGGACCTGGTGAACCTGCCCAAGGGCATCGCGCTGCGCGCCCAGGTGGAAGGGCTCTGCTGGTGAGCGCTGGCGCGGCACGGCCGGGCAGGGCGGGCGCGGCTCGCCTGTGGTTGCGACTGTTCTGGCTCAGCGCGCTGCTGACGCTGGCAGTCGGCGCCACCCTCGTGCCGCACCTGCGCGACTCCGCCGAGCTGGTGCGCATGCGCAACGCGCTGTTGCTGCAATCCGCACCCGCCGCATACGACTGGACGCCGGCCGCCGTGCCGGCTGACTTTGCGCGCGAGACGGCCGCGCCGCTGCCGCTCTACGCCGACATCGTCGCCGGCAACCAGCTCAAGGTCGCAGGTGACGACTGGGCCACCGCGCTCGCCATCGGTCGCCACCTGCTGCCCGACGGCCGGCGCAGCGGCGGCGCCATCCAGGCCGACCTCACCGACACCTACACCCGCATCACGCAGCAGGGCGAAGGCTATTGCGGCGACTACGCCGACAGCTTCACCGGCTTTGCCACCGCGGCCGGGGTGTTCTCGCGGCCGTGGGCGTTTTCCTTCGACGGCTTCGGCGGGCATGGCCACATCCTCAACGAGATCTGGGACAGCCAGCGCGCGCGCTGGATCATGATCGACGTGTTCAACAACTTCTACGTCACCGACGCCAGCGGCCAGCCGCTGTCGGCGATGGCCTTTCGTGCGGCGCTGCAGGCGGGCGCGACCGACATCAAGCTGGTGCCGGTCGATCCGCTGGCGCGGCCGGGTTTCAAGATTGAGGACAAGGCCATCGACTACTACCGCCGCGGCCTGCCCGAGTGGTACATGTGGTGGGGCAACAACGTGTTCGAGTACGACCAGGCGCCGCTGGTGCGGGCGCTAGGGGGTGTGCATCGGGCGGCGGAGCAGTTGGGCGGTGTGGCCTCCGGCGTTCATCCGGGCATCCGCATCCTTGCAACCGAGCAGAACACGGAACGGCGCGAGGCCATGCAGTCCCTCAAGTGGCGGCTCCACGCTGCGGTGCTGCTAGGGGTCGCGAGCCTCGTCCTGCTGCTCGCTTGGGTGTTCGCGCGCGCTCGTTCGCGCAAGAGGCAAGGTTTGGAGGCCCGATCATGAAGCGTGATTCAGGCGCCGCGCACGCTGTGCAGGACGAATCGGCCCAACTCCCTGCCATCGCGGTTTATTCCGCCCTGTTCCCCAACGCACGCCAGCCAAACGCGGGGCTTTTCATTCGCGAACGCATGTTCCGCATGCGCCGCTATGCCCCGCTGATCGTCGTCTCGCCCCAGCCCTGGTTCCCGTTTCAGTCGCTCATCCGGCACTTCAAGCCCGGCTATCGGCCCATGCCGGCTGCACAGGAAGCACAGCAGGGTGTCACCGTGTTCTTCCCGCGCTTTCTCGCCATCCCGGGTTTGTTGCGCCGATTCGACGGGCTTTCAATGGCCGTCTGCACGTGGCCGCTGATGCGGCGGCTCAAACGCGAACAGGGCCTAGGCATCATCGACGCCCACTTTGCCTACCCGTGCGGCGAGGCAGCGACGCGGCTTGGCCGCTGGCTCGGGCTGCCCGTTACGATCACCATGCGTGGCACCGAGTCGCGACACCTGCAGGATCCCGTGTTGCGGCCCAAGGTGCTTGCGGCGGTACGCGGTGCGAGCCGGGTGTTCAGCGTTTCAGATTCGCTGCGCCAGCTTGTGCTGTCGGCGGGCATCCCCCAAGACCACGTGCACGTCGTAGGCAACGGTGTCGATCTTGCCAAGTTCCGCCGCATACCACAGGCCGAGGCACGCGCCGCGCTTGGGCTGAAGGCCGAAGGCCCGGTACTGATCTCGGTTGGTGGCCTGGTCGAACGCAAGGGATTCCACCGCGTCATCGAGCTCCTCCCCGAACTGGTCAAGCGTTTCCCGAGCCTGCATTACCTGGCGGTGGGCGGGCCCAGCCCCGAAGGCGACATGACCACCGAGCTGCGCGAGCAGGTCGCCCGTCTCGGGCTCGAGTCACACGTCACCTTCACCGGTCCACTGCCCCCCGACCGTCTGCATGTGCCGCTCAGCGCAGCCGACATATTCGTGCTGTCCACGCGCAACGAAGGCTGGGCCAATGTCTTCCTCGAAGCCATGGCCTGCGGATTGCCCGTCGTCACCACCGACGTGGGTGGCAATGCGGAGGTCGTCTGCACACCGGAACTTGGTCGCATCGTGCCGTTCGGCGACGCGGCCGCCTTGCGCGACGCACTCGCCGAAGCGGTCGAGCATCCATGGGATCGCGACCGCATCGTGGCATACGCATGCGACAACACCTGGGACAAACGCATTGCGCTGCTGCTCGGACATTTCCGTCAATTGCTCGCCACTCACCCGAAGGCAACTGAACACACCGCATGAGCACGCTCTACACCCGCATCGCCTCAGGTCTGCTGTTTCCCCTCCACGAGAAGCTCAAGGGCCACACTTCCGTCGAGCTTCGGCACAGCCTCGAAGAGAGCCAGTGGTGGCCAGCCAGCCGCATCGAGCAGCACCGTATCCAGCGATTGCGCGCCTTCCTTGGCCAGATCGGGCGGACGGTGCCGTATTACCGCGACCTCTTCGCGCGCGAAGGCTTCGACCCTGCAGGCCTCGACTCGCTCGCGGCGCTCCAGCGTTTGCCCTTCCTCACCAAGCGCGTTATCCGCGCCAATGTCGAGCAGCTCAAGGCCGAAGGCCAGGGGCAGCTCAGCCGCTACAACACAGGCGGCTCATCCGGCGAGCCGCTGATCTTCTACATCGGCAAATCCCGCAAGAGCCACGACGTTGCCGCAAAGTGGCGCGCCACACGCTGGTGGGGCGTCGACATCGGCGACCCCGAACTGGTGGTCTGGGGCAGCCCGGTCGAACTCGGCGCCCAGGACCGCATCCGTCAGCTACGCGATGCGCTGATGCGCAGCCATCTTCTGCCTGCCTTCGAGATGTCGCCCGCCAACCTCGACCGCTTCGTCGACACCATCCGCCGCGTGCGGCCGGCGATGCTTTTCGGCTACCCGTCCAGCCTGTCGCTGATCGCCGAACATGCCCGCAAGAAGGGCATCGCGATGGACACGCTCGGCATCAAGGTCGCCTTCGTCACCTCCGAAAAGCTCTACGACGAGCAGCGCCGCATCATCAGCGAAACCTACGGCTGCCCGGTGGCCAACGGCTACGGCGCGCGCGACGCCGGCTTCATCGCCCACGAATGCCCCTCTGGCAGCCTGCACATCAGCGCCGAAGACATCATCGTCGAGACCGTACGCGCCGATGGCACCCCCACCGCGCAGGGCGAGGCGGGCGAGATCGTCGTCACCCACATGGCGACTGCGGAATTCCCCTTCGTGCGCTACCGAACCGGCGACGTCGGTGTGCTCAGCGATGCACCTTGCGCCTGCGGGCGTGGCCTGCCAGTGCTGGCCGAAGTGCAAGGGCGAACCACCGACTTCGTCGTGGCACAGGACGGCACCATCATGCACGGCCTTGCCCTCATCTATACGGTGCGTGACGTGCCAGGCGTGGAGCGCTTCAAGATCGTGCAGCATTCGCTTGACGTTACCGAGGTGCTGCTGGTGACGAACCCGCAGTTCGATCCCGCTTCAGAAGACCGTATCGTCCGGGACTACCGGGCACGGCTGGGGAAGGCCGTTGTGGTGCGCATCACCCACGTCGCTGATATTCCGCCGGAGAAGTCCGGTAAATATCGTTACGTAGTCAGCGCGGTCGCTGTCGATCGCAACAAGGAGTTTCCAGCACATGCGTGACCTGCTCGTCACTGGCATCGTGCTCGGCGCGCTGCCTTTCATCTTTAGAAACGCATGGATTGGGGTCCTTTTGTGGACCTGGTTGAGCCTGATGAATCCCCACAAACTTGCCTGGGGCTTTGCCACGAATGCGCCGTTTGCAGCACTCGCGGCAGGTGTGACGCTAATTGGTCTCGTCACCACCAAAGGTCCAGTTAGCCTGCCGAAGTCAAGTGTGATTTATTTTTTGATCGCATTTATTTTATGGATGGGGCTGACGACAGCCTTTTCCATATACCCCGAGTTATCGCTCGAACAATATATAAAAGTGCTAAAGATTCAATTGATGACGCTTGTTGCATTGGCGCTTTTACACGAGAAAAAACATATCCAATTGTTTGTATGGGTCAACGTGCTTTCGATCGGTTTTTTCGGTGTAAAAGGCGGTATCTATACGATACAAACGGCAGGTGGAGGCAGGGTTTGGGGGCCTGGCGGGTTCATCGGAGGGAACAATGAGATTGGCCTCGCCATGCTCATTACCATCCCGTTGATGTACTACCTCTATCTCACCTCAGATGCAAAATGGATCAAGCGCGGCCTGATGGCGGCTATGCTGCTAACTGCCGTGGCGGTACTTGGAACGCAGTCTCGGGGGGCATTTCTGGCGATTGCCGCCATGGGTTTCGTTCTTTGGCTGCGATCGCCCCATAAAGCAAACTCAGCTTTCTTTATTGTTGTGATTGCGGCTGTTCTCCTGGCATTCATGCCGGATTCTTGGTTTGAAAGGATGGGGACAATAAGAACGTATCAGGAAGACGGCTCCGCGATGGGGCGTATCACCGCCTGGAAGATGACTTTCAATCTTGCAAATGACCTATTTTTTGGGGGTGGCTTTTATATATACACCCCATTTGTTTACGCTTTGTACCAGCCAGATTTTGTCAAATCGGTCGTTGCCCATAGTATCTACTTTTCCGTTCTTGGTGAGCATGGTTGGGTCGGTCTAGGATTGTTTCTGACTATCTGGTTCCTTGTCTGGCGAGATGCGGCATCACTGAGGAAAAGGGTAAAGGGTGTCGATGATCTGCTCTGGGTCCATCACCTCGCAGGAATGTGCCAAGTCGCTCTTGTCGGGTATCTGGTTGGCGGCGCTTTTCTTAGTTTGGCCTACTATGATTACCCATATAACCTCCTCGTAATCATCGCGGTGACCCAGCGCTGGTTGCTGGCTCACACACAGGTGCAGACGTAGAGTCAGCCGCTCATTGGTGGGTGACCGGATCGTTTCGGGGGTTGTCTGGATAGGAGGTGCGGGGTCATGTCGGTATTGAGATTGCGTGTCCTTGTTCTGGTTTTTGCATGTCTTGGTGTCGTCCAAGCATTCGCCCAAGTGCCTTTGACTGATCGCCCGGACGGAATGACGTGTCATTACTATTCGGCAGGCGCAAAGCTCTCCTGGAAACAGAATGGCGGCGATTGGGTTGATCGTGAAGGGATCTTGTATGGGGTAAAGCCGTTCGATGTCAGAAGCGTCAAACGGCTCGACGCTCCCCAGATCATTCGTTGGGACGCGAGGACGCTCGTTGAAAAGTGGCTCAGTGGAGAAGGTGTCCCAGGCGTTTTTTTCCTACGTCCAGTCGAGAGCCCGCTTTCGGGTGTAGTCGATTTCGTCAGTCGAGAGAGTTCGAATTCTTCGATGCATCCGACGCTCGCCATTGAGTGGGTCGATGGGAAAAGCACCAGACTCTCCGTTCAAGCAGATACCAATTTTGCATGTCCAACTTACCGAAGTACAGGAAGCGCTGAAGTATTGAACGTCGGTGGAAAACGCAGTGGCATTTTAGTTTTCCCGTTTAAGCCAGAGCATGGCAAGAAAGTGCGGTCCGCGGTCCTTGAGCTAACTGCGGTTAAACAGTACGGAAACGGTGCGCAGATTGGCCTGTTTAACGCAGACTTGCCGTGGACGCGAGAGGCAGAAGTATCTCGTGGCATAGCCTCGGGCTTCACACTTGACCGTGGTATCTCACAACATGCTGAGGTTCTCTATGCGACAAGTTTTGAAAGCGAGTCGTGGCTATCCTCGTGGACGGATTTGAGGCCAACAAGTACCTTCGACCTTGTGGAGGACGACGTCGAGAGCGGCTTTGAACCATTGGATGGCAAAGCGCTTCGCGTCAAGATTCTAGAAGGGCATAACACCGGGATCAGTGTCCACTACCGGTTTGCAAGTGCGTCTGGCGGTGAGCCTGATGAGGCGTATTTTCGTTACTACCTGCGGTTGGGTAATGACTGGAACCCGGTTGCAGACGGCGGAAAGCTGCCAGGTTTTGCCGGGACGTATGGGCGTGCAGGTTGGGGAATGAGGTCGTCCGACGGTTACAACGGATGGTCTGCAAGAGGCGCTTTCTTCAGGCAAGTCCCAGGCGAATCTGCAGCGAGTGGTTTTCGAGGCATTGGGTCGTATGTGTACCAGGTCAAGGACTCGGGTGGTTCGGGTGAGCAAATCGGCTGGGACCAAGGCGTTTCGGGTTTGATTCGAAAGAATCAGTGGTACAGCGTTGAGCAATATGTGCGCATGAATACGCCGGGAAAAAGTGATGGTGTCTTGCGTGCCTGGATAGATGGACGGTTGGCGTTGGAAAGATTGGACATGCGCTACCGTGAAATAGATGATCTGCATATCGAATCGGTATGGATGGATATTTATCACGGAGGGACGGCCCGCGCACCCCACACGATGACCCTGTATATCGATAACCTGGTTATTAGTAGAGGGTATGTCGGGCCGGTCGCTGCTTGGTCCAAGCGTTAAGTTTTTGTATTAGACGCTCTTGCTTTCGGGGCAGCCGGGGTTTAAGGCCGGAGCGGACGATGGCCCGATTGAGTTTAGTCTTGGCTTCGTTCAACTGTGCCCAATCGGGTTCACTAGATCAGTTATCACCGGAGGTTTAGATTGCCCGGTAATTCACTAGAGCGGCTCATTTTCACTGTGCTCACGCGCCCCCGATCAGCGCGGGCGTTGAGTGTTTTGATCTTTCACCGTGTTCTGACCACACCTGATCCGCTCTTCCCCGGTGAAGTGGACAGCGAGCGCTTCGACGAGCTTCTCGACTGGATCGGCGGCGCCTTCAACGTAATGCCGCTCTCTACCGGGTTGGACGCGCTCAAAGCAGGCACCCTCC
This region of Thauera sp. JM12B12 genomic DNA includes:
- a CDS encoding polysaccharide lyase; the protein is MSVLRLRVLVLVFACLGVVQAFAQVPLTDRPDGMTCHYYSAGAKLSWKQNGGDWVDREGILYGVKPFDVRSVKRLDAPQIIRWDARTLVEKWLSGEGVPGVFFLRPVESPLSGVVDFVSRESSNSSMHPTLAIEWVDGKSTRLSVQADTNFACPTYRSTGSAEVLNVGGKRSGILVFPFKPEHGKKVRSAVLELTAVKQYGNGAQIGLFNADLPWTREAEVSRGIASGFTLDRGISQHAEVLYATSFESESWLSSWTDLRPTSTFDLVEDDVESGFEPLDGKALRVKILEGHNTGISVHYRFASASGGEPDEAYFRYYLRLGNDWNPVADGGKLPGFAGTYGRAGWGMRSSDGYNGWSARGAFFRQVPGESAASGFRGIGSYVYQVKDSGGSGEQIGWDQGVSGLIRKNQWYSVEQYVRMNTPGKSDGVLRAWIDGRLALERLDMRYREIDDLHIESVWMDIYHGGTARAPHTMTLYIDNLVISRGYVGPVAAWSKR
- a CDS encoding phenylacetate--CoA ligase family protein; the protein is MSTLYTRIASGLLFPLHEKLKGHTSVELRHSLEESQWWPASRIEQHRIQRLRAFLGQIGRTVPYYRDLFAREGFDPAGLDSLAALQRLPFLTKRVIRANVEQLKAEGQGQLSRYNTGGSSGEPLIFYIGKSRKSHDVAAKWRATRWWGVDIGDPELVVWGSPVELGAQDRIRQLRDALMRSHLLPAFEMSPANLDRFVDTIRRVRPAMLFGYPSSLSLIAEHARKKGIAMDTLGIKVAFVTSEKLYDEQRRIISETYGCPVANGYGARDAGFIAHECPSGSLHISAEDIIVETVRADGTPTAQGEAGEIVVTHMATAEFPFVRYRTGDVGVLSDAPCACGRGLPVLAEVQGRTTDFVVAQDGTIMHGLALIYTVRDVPGVERFKIVQHSLDVTEVLLVTNPQFDPASEDRIVRDYRARLGKAVVVRITHVADIPPEKSGKYRYVVSAVAVDRNKEFPAHA
- a CDS encoding putative O-glycosylation ligase, exosortase A system-associated, whose protein sequence is MRDLLVTGIVLGALPFIFRNAWIGVLLWTWLSLMNPHKLAWGFATNAPFAALAAGVTLIGLVTTKGPVSLPKSSVIYFLIAFILWMGLTTAFSIYPELSLEQYIKVLKIQLMTLVALALLHEKKHIQLFVWVNVLSIGFFGVKGGIYTIQTAGGGRVWGPGGFIGGNNEIGLAMLITIPLMYYLYLTSDAKWIKRGLMAAMLLTAVAVLGTQSRGAFLAIAAMGFVLWLRSPHKANSAFFIVVIAAVLLAFMPDSWFERMGTIRTYQEDGSAMGRITAWKMTFNLANDLFFGGGFYIYTPFVYALYQPDFVKSVVAHSIYFSVLGEHGWVGLGLFLTIWFLVWRDAASLRKRVKGVDDLLWVHHLAGMCQVALVGYLVGGAFLSLAYYDYPYNLLVIIAVTQRWLLAHTQVQT
- a CDS encoding nucleotide sugar dehydrogenase → MKISIFGLGYVGAVSLACLAREGHQVIGVDIDQTKLDLIKAGTTPVVEEGMVDLMASVAASGRVSVTTDVGQALLDSDISLICVGTPSAPNGSQDQGAVLRLAADLGKAIAKKAAPHVLVFRSTLAPGTVEETLVPILERESGKRDGEGFHTCFQPEFLREGSSIRDYDKPPFTVIGANHDYPVERLRELFGHLPCKFLRTSVRAAEMMKYACNNFHALKITFANETARLCEALGVNPFEVMELVCQDTQLNISPAYLKPGFAFGGSCLPKDLRATTYLAKTHDVELPMLGGIMQSNRQHIDRAIAKVLESGCRKVGMLGLSFKTGTDDLRESPLVVLAEQLLGKGVQLSIFDPDVQLSRLLGANRRFIETQLPHIGDLLKPDLDAIIAEADMLIVGVSNPAIFDALATHARPEQKVLDLVNLPKGIALRAQVEGLCW
- a CDS encoding glycosyltransferase, which codes for MKRDSGAAHAVQDESAQLPAIAVYSALFPNARQPNAGLFIRERMFRMRRYAPLIVVSPQPWFPFQSLIRHFKPGYRPMPAAQEAQQGVTVFFPRFLAIPGLLRRFDGLSMAVCTWPLMRRLKREQGLGIIDAHFAYPCGEAATRLGRWLGLPVTITMRGTESRHLQDPVLRPKVLAAVRGASRVFSVSDSLRQLVLSAGIPQDHVHVVGNGVDLAKFRRIPQAEARAALGLKAEGPVLISVGGLVERKGFHRVIELLPELVKRFPSLHYLAVGGPSPEGDMTTELREQVARLGLESHVTFTGPLPPDRLHVPLSAADIFVLSTRNEGWANVFLEAMACGLPVVTTDVGGNAEVVCTPELGRIVPFGDAAALRDALAEAVEHPWDRDRIVAYACDNTWDKRIALLLGHFRQLLATHPKATEHTA